The genomic segment CGTAATGAGCCATGATCGACACGACGGCATGATCGAAAACCATTTTGTTCCTGGCTCTTCGGATGATTTACGTGAAAAAAATCAATTCTATTTGCGTAACACGACAAAATACGAATTCTCAGAAGATTTCACTGCCCTATTTCGGGTTGACTACAGCAAAAAAGATGCAAACTCAGAAGCAATTTGGGGCTATCAACAAATAGCCGGCTACCAAATATCTGAAACAGAGACTGGCTCTGGTATTTATAATCCAAATGCGACTGTGACCCCAGGACACATATATAAGCCAGCAAATGCTGAACGTGATGATGAAGGTCCTTACGATGTTTATAGAAATGCGGTGTCATTTGATAATCAAGAAGCATGGTCAGCTACCCTTACCCTTGATTGGGCTATGGAGTGGGTCAACGCTAAGTGGACTACTAACTACTCAGAGTTATCTGGCGAGCAATTTTACGACAACGATTACAGCGACGGCGGTGTAGATTTTGTGGGTGGCTTTGGTCGTCAAGACGATCAAAAAGCGTTTTCTACTGAACTACAGTTATCGTCAGTTGAAAGTGATAGCCCCTTTTCATGGATAGCTGGCGTTTATTTGTTTTCACAAGAAGCGGATTGGGAATGGTTGTGGCCTGAAGATACAACTGGCAATGGTGAACCTGATTCAATCACTGTTCCATCATGGGGTAACCCGAACCACGATCCCCATGAAGTAGATTCTATCGCTGTATTTGGGCAAGCGCGTTATCAAATTAACGATAGCAACCGTCTACTAGTTGGGCTTCGTTACAATAAAGACGAAAAAACCTTTACCGGTGATTCAATCCCAGATTGGGATGATTCTGCCGTATTGTGGAAATTGGCTTACGAGCTTGATGTTGCAAAAGACGTAATGGTTTATGCCAGCGCAGCGACGGGCTATCGTACAGGTGGGGCGAACGATGCGCGCGTAGTCGCACGTGGAGCAAACGCCTTGTATGATAACGAAGAAGTTATTTCTTATGAAATCGGTTTAAAAAGCTTTTTGTTTGACAACACAGTGCGCTTTAACGTGTCGGCGTTTGCTAACCAGTACGATGATGTAAAAGCACAGCTTTTTGCCGTGTCATGTAACGACACCACCACTGACCTGACGGTTGGTCAGTGTGTCGCTACAGGGGTCAGTACAACGTTTGAGTATTATGAAAACGGTGGTCAGGTTGACACCTATGGCTTAGAAGCTGATTTGGAGTGGCGTCCACTTAGCGAGCTCACCCTTAATGCAACATTATCCTTACTTGACGCCGAATTTGCAGATGATTTCGCAGTCGGTAATTCACAGCTTCAACCATTACTGGGCTTAGGTAACATTGGTGGTCGTCAAGATATCAATGACCCGAATAGTCAGTTTAGCTTTGCAGGCTACTCCCCTGCCATGTCGCCAGATTATACCTTGGGTTTGAGCGCACGCTATGAATATGCATTACCCAATGGTGGCTACCTTACGCCTTACCTACACGTAAACTTTGTTGACGACCATTACGCGTTCGACATTAATATTCCAGAGACAAAAGTGGATGCCCACGCCATGGTGACGGCCCGCGTCTCGTGGGAAGTAAACGAAAACTTGAACATTGACGTCTTTGCTAACAATTTAACTGACGAAGAGGTACTTACTCGCGCGGTCGTTCAGTCGCAAGTTTTGAACGGATTGCCAATCAACTCTATTCAAGCAAACTGGAACAACCCGCGTACATACGGCGTTAGCTTGCAATACAAGTTTGAATAATGTGAAGCGCACATGCGCTTAATTAAACCACTGTTGAAACTGGGTAATCACAAGAGTGCATTACCCAGTTTTCTTTCGTGGACATATACATTTACCTGCCAAGTCGAGACACTGCTGTAGCATGACTCGAGTTAGGTGACCACTTAATACATTTATCACTCTATGGGAGATATGAGATGAAAGGTTCTCGTCCAGAACAAGGTATTTTAACAAAAGACAATGACTTATCAAAAACGCAAGAAACCATAGATACCATTGATTCAATGGTGGATGGGTTAAATGATCATGATATTGACAATATGGGCCGCTTTTTTAGTGAAAGTTTTCGCTGGATGGGTAATGCGGGGTGTGGATTTAAGCAAGGATTAAAAGAATTTCAAGACAATTGGCAACGTCCTTTTCAAGCCGCATTTTCTGACAAAGTGTGTATTGATGAAGCCCGAGTAACCCAAGGAGAATGGTGTGCCGCCTTTGGCCGCCAAGAAGCCGTGCATTCTGGCACATTCATGGGGATTGCGCCTACCGGAAAGCGGGTCGAGATCCGCTACATGGATTTTTGGAAAGTAGTTGACGGTAAAATAGTCGATAACTGGGTAAACGTTGATTTTCCTTATATTATGCAGCAGCTAGGTGTTGACCCATTCAATGGCCATGGTTGGGAAAATCGTGACTCTGGGAAAATGCCGGTGCAAAACGGCGAATAAACGCTACAGCTAGCAATACCGGTTAAACTCCAAAGCCCGCTAAAGTAAAGTGCTTTTAGCGGGTTAGCGTATATCTTCTTTGTGGTTAAGCACATTATGCTCAATCAGTTATCTCTGGGGATAGAGTAACTTTTTAGAGCATCTTGCCCTACCCTTCTTTCAAAGCATGTTCTAACGAATACCGACCAATCATATACCTAGTGATTGATCTGCAGCAAGTTGGCAATTTGATATTAATACCAATTCCTTAAATTGCTCCTTTTGAAAAGCATGCTCAAGGAAACTACACTGCGATAGCCGTTCGCTCCCTAGGTTGTTGCTCAGGCGACTGTATTTTATCCATTGAAAAAATGTGCTTAGTACACATTATTTTTCGATAAACGCCTGTTCGATAACATAATGCCCTTGTGAGCGTGAGTTGGCTTTCATAAAGCCTTTAGCATCTAAGATACCAGCTAAATCTTTCAACATAGCATCATTACCACATAGCATGAAACGGTCATTTTCTGGGTCGATATCCGCTAAATGCAGATCGTTTGTCAGTTTATTCGACAACAGTAAATCTGTGATACGCCCTTCATGGTGGCATAAGCCATTGTCAGTCTTTAAGCTGTTATATTCATATGGCTCCCGAGTCACGGTAGGGTAATAAAGTAGTTTGTCTTGCACAAGATCACCAAAAAACGGATTGTTCGGCAATGACACTTCGATTTCTTGTTGATACGCTAACTCTGACGCCCAACGCACGCCATGAACCAGAACGATCTTGTCGTATTGCTCATAAATATTGGGGTCTTGAATAATGCTCATAAACGGTGCTAAGCCCGTACCTGTGCTCAATAAATACAGGTTTTTACCTGGCTGTAAGTAACCAGGTACCAAGGTCCCCGTTGCGCGAGTAGTGAGCATCACTTCATCACCCGCCTGAATTTTCTGCAACTGTGACGTAAGCGCACCATCGGGTACTTTGATGCTAAAAAACTCAAGCTCATCAGCGTAGTTTGCGCTGGCGATACTGTATGCACGCATCAGTGGTTTACCGGCAAGCTCAAGACCAATCATCACGAATTGACCACTTTCGAAGGTGAAAGATTTTTGTCGAGTCGTTTTAAAACTAAACAATGTTTCATTCCAGTGGTGAACAAAAGTCACACACTCTTTAATCACATTACGCATTTCGCTAAATTCCTCCCTCAAATTTCGCTGTTATTGTCTCACAAATACCACAATAGTAATAATTCTTATTTGCATTTAATTGTAACGACAAATGTAAACCTTGCCATTTTCATGCACTGCTTTGCACCTTTTTCGAGCGGTCGCTCTACGAAAGATAAAAACAGATACCCCAAAGAAGAATAATCAATCAAGACACGCTGCCTATGCGATAAAATAATGCTTTGAAGCCTTAGGCAGCTGTTAAGCATGGTTGGTGGTCCGAGGCTTATCACGCATTGTTCCCGTAAGTCAAATGCGTGGTATGCACGTAAACACTGGCTTTAGCAGTGCCGCTTGGCGATGAAACAACACCGTGGCGCAATCTTTGCTGGTAATTTAGCTATATTGCATCGCTAACGGCCATGAATAGCAATGTAGAGAAATGGTCTTTAACCTATTGTTCACTATTAGCCAGCCACGTTAGATGATATAAGCATTCACAACTTGGCATTACTCATTTTCTGCGTGGGTATCATATTTGTGTATCACAAATTAGATACGCTGCGCATAGACGGAAGCAGATTGATTCGCTTCCTATGAATTACTTAGGATCTTGTATGCAAAATTTAGAACTAAACACCAAACTAGACGTTTACTATCAGCAAGTTAAATCGGTCATACTTGATAAACAACACCCTGTCAGCGGCCTACTGCCCGCCAGTACCGCCATTACCATTCATGGGAATTATCAAGATGCGTGGGTAAGAGATAACGTATACAGTATTTTAGCCGTGTGGGGCTTAGCCCTAGCCTATCGCAACGTCGATAACGACAACGGCCGTGGGTATGAATTGCAGCAACGTACCGTAAAATTGATGCGCGCCCTGCTTCGCTCCATGATGGCGCAATCAAACAAAGTTGAAGCCTTTAAAAAATCGCGTCACCCTATTGATTCTTTGCATGCCAAATATGATACCGCCACGGGTGACAGTGTGGTTGGCGATGCCGAATGGGGCCACTTACAAATTGATGCAACATCGGTTTTTTTATTGACGCTAACCCAAATGATAGCCTCTGGCTTAGATGTAATTTGGTCAGACGAAGAAGTCTGTTTTATTCAGAATTTGGTTTACTACATTGAGCGCGCTTATCGCACGCCAGATTTCGGCATTTGGGAGCGTGGTGCAAAAAGTAACAGTGGCAGTGTGGAATTAAACGCCAGCTCGTTGGGCATGGCGAAAGCGGCTCTTGAAGCCCTCTCTGGATTTAATTTATACGGTGCAAAAGGTTCACTTAGCTCGGTGATTCACGTTATCCCCGACAACATCGCGCAATCCAACATAACCTTACGTGCCATGCTGCCTAGAGAGTCGAACACTAAAGAAATCGACGCCGCATTGCTTAGCGTAATTGGCTTTCCCGCATTTGCCGTGCAAGACAAAACATTATCAGACAAGGTCAGAAATGACATTGTAAATAAGCTAGAAGGACGTTTCGGCTTAAAACGCTTTTTACGTGACGGCCATCAAACCGTGCTTGAAGATGAAGGCCGACTGCACTACGAAGACAAAGAATTAAAACAGTTTGAGAACATAGAATCAGAGTGGCCGCTATTTTATGCCTACTTATACTTAGACGCCATTTTCACAGACAACAAGCCTAAGATTGCCCATTATCGAGCACGACTAGATAAGGTATTGGTTGAGCAAAATGGCTTTAAACTGTTACCCGAACTGTACTATGTGCCTCAAGAGTCTATTGATGCAGAACGCGCAGAGCCGCAATCACAAAATCGCCTACCAAATGAAAATGTGCCTTTGGTCTGGGCACAAAGTCTATTTCTGCTGGGCTCTATGTTAGAAGATGGCTTACTGCGCCCCGGTGATTTAGACCCCTTAGGACGCCGTCACGTTAAACCGAAGAAACAACCGGTAGTGCAATTGATTTTCTTATCTGAAGATGAAATGTTGCAACAAGAACTTGCAATACATGGAGTGGCAACAGAAACCTTAAACGATATTGCGCCAGTAAAAGTCTACCGCCCAGAAGATATAGCAGCGGTGCATGGTCAAGTAGGCCGTTGTGATAGTTTAGGTCTAACAGGGCGCATACCCCGTATGCTGAAAAGCCTGACTACCAGCCGCTTCTACATGTTTAACAAGCAACGTGCGGTATGTTTAACTCCCTCATTTATGCAGCATGAATACTTTTTAAGTTACGACATCGACTTTCTCGTGCGCCGCTTTACCAGTGAATTAAGTTACTTACACCGCAATTGGACCGAAGTGGGACGCCCAACGATGACTGTATTACTCACCCATAATTTATTGGGTGGTGACCGCAGCTCGTTTTTCGAACTAATGGCGCAAATTGCCACAGGTGAAGTCGATGGTATACCGGTTAAACACGGCACGATGGCGCAATTAGCGCCCACTTCTACCGTGGAGCGAGTCGAGCAACTGAATGATTTAATTTTACCCAAAGAGCCCCTAAGCGATTTATTTTCGCATTCTTGTGCCTTGTCACTTGCGGGCCATCATGTGGCCCTGTCATCCGATCAAGAGCGAGAAATAGATGTGCTAAGTGACGTTGACACGTTACATGCCCGCTTAGAGCAGTCTGACAACTTGTACCAGCAAATCGCTTTGTTAAATGCCCTAAGTAAGTTGCAAAGCTTAGATACAGAAATAACCTATCAGGCACGGCAACACACGATTAGGTCATTGATTGAAGAGGTTTACCTGCAAGCAGGACGATTACGCTTATGGTCAGTGCTTCGTCACGCGTCAGGGTTACTTGAAAAAGTCGATGGCGACCTAGGATTGTCGGTCAGTGCGTTATTGGTTGCACAAAAGTTCATTCAAGTTGGCCGCGCTTACAGCGATGACTCACTGATCTCCAAACCTCTGCAGGATGATGAATTACTGGCGAAAATCAAACAATACTGCCGAGAAGATGTACGTGATCAGGTACTGACACAAGAGGTATTACTCAGCTTAGGAATGCTCGTTAAATCACGGCCTAAGCTGTTTAGTGAGTTACTAACCGTAAGAGTAAGTTACCTAATTGTGCTGCTTACCAGCCAAATATCCCGCGAGCACAACAAAACCCCTGATGAAGCGTACGAGCACATCATGAACTTAGCGCCCTCACAGATTCAAGATCAAATTGAAGCGGTGCTTGAGGAATACCAAAACCTAACGGATTTACCTATCAAGCTCGAAGAGCTACACGCTGAGTGTCATTCCGGGAAATTAGACTGGGATCAAGACCTAGGATTAGAAGAATTATCTGAGCCCAGTGAAGGTTGGTACGTATGGCGTCAACACCAAGGTGTAATAGACAGACGTCCTGCAGGCTTCATTCCCCAAGTGTGGAGTATATTCAAGCATACAACTGGCCTAGTTATCGGTAACAAGATGGACAAACGCAATCGCGTTGCCAGTGACATGGTGCTTAGTGATATGACTCAGGGCGAAGCGGCTTTTGCACTACTCATTGAACAAATGTTGAATAACATTCAAGCGCCTGAGTATCGCCAACTCACGGTTGAGACCTTAAGCGCTTTAGGTAGTTTTTTCGAGCAAAACCCCAGCTTGCAAATCGAAGAGGCCTTGACCATAGACGTTACAATTGGTCACGCTGTGCACCTTGCCTATAGTGATCTGCACCCTGAACGCATGGACAATTACACCGAGTTTAAAGGCCAAGCATGGGATAGCTTTTATCATCGTTCGCCAATGGAAACGACCTTCTTTATCGTCTCTGCCCTTCGCAAGTTATTAACCGTTCGCTTGGCGAAAGACAACATCAACCCAGAATTGTTAACAGAGTCACACGCACCAGAGAGCAGCCCTGAGCAAGTGATTAAATAGCCCTGAGCAAGTGATTAAGTAGCCATAAACTTGTTCGATTAGTTTAATTACATTCGGGCAATTCCGTTTACGACAATGACCCCGCTCAGTGAGCACATTTGGCACAAGGTTAACCAAACCTTGTGCCTTTTTACCTTGTTCCTTTGTAAATTGAGCCAAGAATTTGCTCTTAGTAATAACCCTCAATTTCACTTCAATTGAGCTTTTCATTATTTTTTAATTGAAAAGGTTTAACCCTAGTAGAGATATTGCCTCCTACCACTACCCGCGAATCGCTCAAGGGGAAACAGAAACTAACAATTTTCGTCAGGCTTTTTGCTTAGCAACCGAAGTAAAATATCAGTAGACTTGTTTAACGCCTTAAGACATGAGTTACATGGATGCAGTTTTATGCCTGATTTCGCCATTTTAGCGGTATTTATTCCGACCTTTTTCCTTGTTTCCATCACCCCTGGTATGTGCATGACGTTAGCCATGACCCTTGGCATGAGCTTAGGCGTGCGTCGAACCTTGTGGATGATGGCCGGTGAAGTTATCGGTGTAGCGCTGGTTGCCATAGCCGCTGTGGTGGGGGTTGCCAGTGTTATGCTCAACTATCCTAGCGTATTCCAAGTGTTTAAGTGGGTCGGTGGTGCTTATTTAGCGTATTTAGGCATAAAAATGTTTCTCGCCCACGAACAGGTTACAACAGGCGAAAATATCAGTGCCACCTCCCGAGGCAAGCTCGCCTCACAGGGCTTTATTACTGCTATTGCCAACCCAAAAGGTTGGGCCTTTATGATTAGCCTGCTGCCACCCTTTATCAGCGTGACCAAGTCTCTGTCTGGTCAACTGAGTGTGCTAGTTGGCTTGATTATGCTCAGCGAATTCCTGTGTATGTTGATCTATGCCATTGGGGGCAAAAGCTTGCGACTATTTTTAAATCGCGGCAATAACATACGCTGGATGAACCGCATCGCAGGTATTTTATTGGTTGGCGTTGGCGGGTGGTTAGCGTTTATTCCTACTTAGTGCCTAAAGCTCAAGAGGTTTAAAAGAATAGGTATTGTACGTTGATTGTACCCGTAATGATCTTTTAGCAAACACGAATGTAGCTTATTTGAGTTTAGCTGATGTTAGGCACCGATATCTGCCCAATTGAGTACCCGTAAATCTCTATTTCCTCTGTTCCACATGCGCCCATGCCGAGGGTGTGTTCCGGAAGAAAGAGCACCAACATGGTGGGCTTTATGACCATATGACTCTAATAGCATCTTAACCTCTCGGATCCTACGCTGATAATAATCGTCTGAGATTGGAATATCACGTCCCCAGCCAAGAACGACAACACTACCTCTGCGATTAAGTTGTTCTCTGAGTACAGAATCATTTCTAAGGCCAACAATTTCTTTATAAGACTTTGCTTTAAGCACTGAAGTTTGAGGTGAAATTATTGCAAATAGGTTCAGGTAAACGACTTCCCCGAAGCCATTTTCATCAGCCCAATACGCAACCTTCCCTACAGTCGGATCAGAAACATTACTTCTTGCGATACTCGGATTACATTGAATTACCAGCAAAACTTTACTTGAATCATTATCGATCGATACTTTTAGCATATAGCGATAAGACTGTTCAATATCGCACTCACCAAGTTGATATCCCACTGCATTCTCCTTTCGTGTATTACGTATCGCCAAGGAGCAAATACGACCATTGTTGAGCTATGTCCAAGTATAAATTTATAATTCTATTGGTAACTATTACCATTATGCTTTAGCCGGCCATCTACATAGTGACAATTTGGCTCGCTGTGGGTCCAATGAAATAAAAGGAATACAACTAATATTAATGTAAATAGTTTACCCATGCGCCAATCCTTCCCAAGCTTTTTAACGCCCACACATCTTACAAAACACGCAGGTTAAAATAGGAGCGAAGCGACTAAGCCTAGAAGTTTATTGTCCTAGCGAACGAAGCGAGAGACTTGAGTGATGTGTGCGTCCGTGCTGCTAAGTCCGCGTCTAACATTACTATTGCACTTTTTCTTTGCGCGCAATTGGAATAAGACCTTTTTAAATTCTATCAATATCTGTAATCGTTTCATCATTAGCCAAGAGCTTGTTATTTTTATGCTTTAATCCGTATTTTCCTACATCTATTTTGGCATTTTCAAGATACCTATTATAGGTTGCTGCCATCAGCCATGCGCCATTCTCGTGCCCTAATTCAAACGCTCTTTTTGCTAAAAAATGTGCAAGTAGGTGGTTTTCGTTTCCCATACTTTTCAAATGTTCACCCACGTATTCAACATTAGTGTGTTGCAGAATGATAGCAGCATAAAAATAGTCCTCAGCCGTCACGAGGCCTCCATTTGAAATGGCTTCGAAAACAAATATTCTTCTTCCAATTTCATCTTTGAATTTTGGATATATTTTATTTTTCATGTTTTCTTGCGAACGTAATTCTTGGTCAGCAAGAAAATAACTCTTTAGCTCCTCGTTTGACTGAGCAGCTACAACGCTCGATAATAAGAAAGCAAACGTGGTCGACATAAGTAATTTGATAGTTGATTCTCCTCGGCTATAACACCCAATTAAGCAATGTTGCCCCCTCATGGCAATGTTCGCTTTAATATTTGTTATATTTCAACTGCCTGCTCTTTGATCATTGCTTTAAGTACCGTTTTTGCCCAATGCAGAACGTTATCTGACTCATAAACAGCGTTTTTAGCGTCAAAGGTAATCAATATTGGATATCCGCCTGAGGGACAGTATAGTTGCGGATCAAAGCCAGCCCAGAGAAGACCTAAGCTTGGTATCGTGATATTACTATCTCCGGTGCCCCAATAGCTGACTCTATTATTGAAACCTTGGTTAAATACAATGTTACCCATTGTTTTAGCGTCATCTTCAGTATCAAAACACACTGGCTCATAGTTTATGGTCGATGTGCTAGAACACGAAATTAAGCTAAAACAAAAAAACAAAATTATATAAAGTCGCACTTAATCCTCCCTGAAACATAACAATATTAATATCCCAAAAATTTCCGTGTTTTATACCCTGAGGCGATAACGGCGTTTTTTCCACTCTACACCTGTATTTTTTAGCATAAGCGGTAACTTATTTAACAGGTTAATTTTTTTCGAATTTATGGCTTTTACTTGCCAGAGACGGAAAATTCCAAGAGCTTGTGGTTTAGCGGAAACAAACTTTACGTTGTGTGTATAACCAGATGTGGGAAAAGCGCAATGGTGAAGTTGAGGTTTAAAAAAACTTTAGGATGTCTTTTCAAATTCCTATGTTTAGTCCCCAAAAAAGTGTTTAGAGTAAATTATATTTTCTTCTACTTTAAGTTGGAATTTGGTGGTGAAGCGGCCATATGAAACGTCGAGTGATTTACCAACAACATAATGATGTTTTTGATATCTTTCGAACCTCATCCCCTAGCAGCACCTAACGTCTAAATAATGTGAACTAGTTTGGCAACTATACAGCATTGTTTGCGACTAAAAATGACAAGCTAAAGTGAGTCACGTTTAACTCGCTTGTATGCTTTGGTATCTATCCCTAACTCTCTACATGAGTGCAGCACACTCAAAAATGAAATTGCGACTAAGTCCACACCAATGCCAAATTGACCTAAGTTCTCACCAGTATAAAACCTAAAGTCAGTGCTTAATATATTAGCCCTAAAAAATAACTCACCTTCTATTCCAACCAAAAAGCTACCTAAGCCCGTATAAGTAAAAAACACAGTCCCTGTATTTATAGTTAAAATTTGAAGAATTTGATTAAGGTAGGACAGCTCATACCCAAAGGACGACCTAGTTAACAATCTATAACCGGCGACCCCATTAAAAACAGCGATAATTCCAAAGACAGTTAAGTCTATCAATTCTTTTGAACTTAGTAGCGCATGGATGAAGGTAATAGAAAAACCAACACTCGTTGCTATTTGCAACCAACTTAATAACTTTAGTCTGTTTTCTATAGAAACCGTAAACTCTTCTTCGGCTTGTTTCTGAGTAGTCTCTAGTTCAGATTTTCTGCAGTTAACTTCCGACATCAAGTTTTTATAATTTTCTGGATGTGCGTCTCTATCTATCTTATTTAGAGAATCCATTAATTCATTTATTGAATATTTTGAGTAATCCATATATCTCCAAGAAAGCTATCGCCCAGCATAAATAATGGAGCAAGTTGAGCGTGTTTTTTTACGCCGTTTGTTTTGCAAAAAAAAGCGGCCTGCTTGCGGGTTCAGGTTTGATGAGTTGTTATATTGCTTTGTGCCAAGCCCTCAATCCCTTTAATTCGTTGAGGGCGCTTTGTTTGTCAACTAAATACCAACCATAGGTATCATCTAATAGCATATTGTATTGGGTTTTAATTTCCTTATCAGAGGATGATTTGTGTTTCACGTTTTGGTATTTAAAGAAATATTCCTTACCCGCTTCAAAGCCAAAATCGAAATCAAGATTAGCTATTTTTATTGGTGAATTCGGTGTGAAAGATATTTCTTTCGTACCAGTAGTAATGCTAATTCTGGTGTAGCCTGGATACCCAATGCAACCTTTGTATTTACCCTCTACTCCAACTAGTAGGCAAGAATTTACCCCAGGCATATCGAACTGATAAAAGTAAGCAGATGCGTGATTTGATTCTAAATTATTTTCATAGCTAAATGTAGAACCTTGGGGGACTACCTCAGTGCTCATGCATCCTTGTAATGCCAGTAGAGTTAAAGCTATTAAAAATTTCACAGTTTGAATTTCCTCGTTGCAACGTAACTCATAATATCGAAAATACCGCATATGTCACTTCTCGATTTGATGTTTATTCCGGTCATTTACAGTACTTACCTTATGGTTTTACTGAATATTTCATACCATCACCCGCTCTACTAAGCACAAAGCAGCATTATTCAATACGCCTCACTATGCCTGCTCTTTACACCTACTCCTCTATACTGACCATTAAGTACTAGAGTCTTGGGGAATCAGGGAGTTTTTTATTGGTTTAAATGAGAAGTTATGATGCACAAAGCCTATGCCAAAGTTGGCACATGACACTGATTTGCGCGGCATATTTAATGGGGTTCTATATCCCAAAATGTAAGGTCGAGGCGCAGCTAGTGTAAATGGCTTATTTTTCCACTAACCCGTGGTCGACGGCGTAACAAATCAGTTCAGCTAAAGATTCTATATTAAGCTTACTTTTCATATTACGCCTGTGCGCTTCAACTGTGCGAAAACTGATATTTAAAATGCGGGCGATTTCTTTACTGGATTTCCCTTGCGCCACATGAGTAAGGATCAGTTGCTCTCGCGTAGTGAGCTTTTGGCTGGTATCTCGTGCAGGTTTATCAATCAGCATTTTGGCAATTGAGCTACTGAAATGAGTTTGCCCTTTCGCTACCGCTTTAACTGCGTAATACACCTCTTCTGACGTGGTGTCTTTAAGAATATAACCAGATGCCCCCGCTTGTATCGAACTGGTTACGAACTCTGGGCTGTCATGCATGCTGAAAATCAGTACTTTGGTGTCTTGTAGGCTATCTGTAATAATTTCGGTGGCATCAATACCGTTCATTGAGGGCATACTGATGTCCATTAAAATCACGTCGGGCTTTAGCGCTAACGCTTTTTCTAGGGCGTCTTTACCGTCGTGGGTCAT from the Paraglaciecola mesophila genome contains:
- a CDS encoding TonB-dependent receptor → MKRDQRTYHTTYLSRAIQSALLISVSFCTNAQQETSESEATSTGVERIEVTANRQSQDLQEVSSSVSALSANDILRNGIDNINGLENVVPGLRIGSSGGEVRPAMRGARTNEVGVAGTGIAEQVVGIFQDGIYVPTTTGGLGAYVDVERIEVLRGPQGTLYGRNTFAGSINVISKQPELGYTSGSAKLTHGSYDRSAYEAILNLPLSDKAATRFVMSHDRHDGMIENHFVPGSSDDLREKNQFYLRNTTKYEFSEDFTALFRVDYSKKDANSEAIWGYQQIAGYQISETETGSGIYNPNATVTPGHIYKPANAERDDEGPYDVYRNAVSFDNQEAWSATLTLDWAMEWVNAKWTTNYSELSGEQFYDNDYSDGGVDFVGGFGRQDDQKAFSTELQLSSVESDSPFSWIAGVYLFSQEADWEWLWPEDTTGNGEPDSITVPSWGNPNHDPHEVDSIAVFGQARYQINDSNRLLVGLRYNKDEKTFTGDSIPDWDDSAVLWKLAYELDVAKDVMVYASAATGYRTGGANDARVVARGANALYDNEEVISYEIGLKSFLFDNTVRFNVSAFANQYDDVKAQLFAVSCNDTTTDLTVGQCVATGVSTTFEYYENGGQVDTYGLEADLEWRPLSELTLNATLSLLDAEFADDFAVGNSQLQPLLGLGNIGGRQDINDPNSQFSFAGYSPAMSPDYTLGLSARYEYALPNGGYLTPYLHVNFVDDHYAFDINIPETKVDAHAMVTARVSWEVNENLNIDVFANNLTDEEVLTRAVVQSQVLNGLPINSIQANWNNPRTYGVSLQYKFE
- a CDS encoding ester cyclase codes for the protein MKGSRPEQGILTKDNDLSKTQETIDTIDSMVDGLNDHDIDNMGRFFSESFRWMGNAGCGFKQGLKEFQDNWQRPFQAAFSDKVCIDEARVTQGEWCAAFGRQEAVHSGTFMGIAPTGKRVEIRYMDFWKVVDGKIVDNWVNVDFPYIMQQLGVDPFNGHGWENRDSGKMPVQNGE
- a CDS encoding ferredoxin--NADP reductase produces the protein MRNVIKECVTFVHHWNETLFSFKTTRQKSFTFESGQFVMIGLELAGKPLMRAYSIASANYADELEFFSIKVPDGALTSQLQKIQAGDEVMLTTRATGTLVPGYLQPGKNLYLLSTGTGLAPFMSIIQDPNIYEQYDKIVLVHGVRWASELAYQQEIEVSLPNNPFFGDLVQDKLLYYPTVTREPYEYNSLKTDNGLCHHEGRITDLLLSNKLTNDLHLADIDPENDRFMLCGNDAMLKDLAGILDAKGFMKANSRSQGHYVIEQAFIEK
- a CDS encoding glycoside hydrolase family 15 protein is translated as MQNLELNTKLDVYYQQVKSVILDKQHPVSGLLPASTAITIHGNYQDAWVRDNVYSILAVWGLALAYRNVDNDNGRGYELQQRTVKLMRALLRSMMAQSNKVEAFKKSRHPIDSLHAKYDTATGDSVVGDAEWGHLQIDATSVFLLTLTQMIASGLDVIWSDEEVCFIQNLVYYIERAYRTPDFGIWERGAKSNSGSVELNASSLGMAKAALEALSGFNLYGAKGSLSSVIHVIPDNIAQSNITLRAMLPRESNTKEIDAALLSVIGFPAFAVQDKTLSDKVRNDIVNKLEGRFGLKRFLRDGHQTVLEDEGRLHYEDKELKQFENIESEWPLFYAYLYLDAIFTDNKPKIAHYRARLDKVLVEQNGFKLLPELYYVPQESIDAERAEPQSQNRLPNENVPLVWAQSLFLLGSMLEDGLLRPGDLDPLGRRHVKPKKQPVVQLIFLSEDEMLQQELAIHGVATETLNDIAPVKVYRPEDIAAVHGQVGRCDSLGLTGRIPRMLKSLTTSRFYMFNKQRAVCLTPSFMQHEYFLSYDIDFLVRRFTSELSYLHRNWTEVGRPTMTVLLTHNLLGGDRSSFFELMAQIATGEVDGIPVKHGTMAQLAPTSTVERVEQLNDLILPKEPLSDLFSHSCALSLAGHHVALSSDQEREIDVLSDVDTLHARLEQSDNLYQQIALLNALSKLQSLDTEITYQARQHTIRSLIEEVYLQAGRLRLWSVLRHASGLLEKVDGDLGLSVSALLVAQKFIQVGRAYSDDSLISKPLQDDELLAKIKQYCREDVRDQVLTQEVLLSLGMLVKSRPKLFSELLTVRVSYLIVLLTSQISREHNKTPDEAYEHIMNLAPSQIQDQIEAVLEEYQNLTDLPIKLEELHAECHSGKLDWDQDLGLEELSEPSEGWYVWRQHQGVIDRRPAGFIPQVWSIFKHTTGLVIGNKMDKRNRVASDMVLSDMTQGEAAFALLIEQMLNNIQAPEYRQLTVETLSALGSFFEQNPSLQIEEALTIDVTIGHAVHLAYSDLHPERMDNYTEFKGQAWDSFYHRSPMETTFFIVSALRKLLTVRLAKDNINPELLTESHAPESSPEQVIK
- a CDS encoding LysE family translocator yields the protein MPDFAILAVFIPTFFLVSITPGMCMTLAMTLGMSLGVRRTLWMMAGEVIGVALVAIAAVVGVASVMLNYPSVFQVFKWVGGAYLAYLGIKMFLAHEQVTTGENISATSRGKLASQGFITAIANPKGWAFMISLLPPFISVTKSLSGQLSVLVGLIMLSEFLCMLIYAIGGKSLRLFLNRGNNIRWMNRIAGILLVGVGGWLAFIPT